The genomic stretch TTCTTACCATTGTTTCCATTTAAGACCGTTTATGCGCTTGAAATGATCCACATTTCTTGTAAAAACTTCTTCATCGTTTGCCTTAACGATCCCGGCTATAAGAATATCCAGTATATTCACCGGATCTCCAGAATTCATTAACTCAGCCTGGATCTGGGCGGCTAATAGAGCAGCATGTTTTTCAAATTCGAGCACATCAATGGAATCAAGTAATGAAATGACCTCGGAAAGAGAAGCTTCAGGTTTTTTGGAGCGTTTTGCTCCATAATAAAGCTCAAAGGCATTTATGATAGTGGTCTTTGGAAAATTAATCCTATCGGCAAGTTCTTTTGCATCGGTATTGCCTCTCAATAATGCCACTAAAAAATCAGTGTCGAGCACAGTCATAGCTTTGTTCTCTCTAATCTTGATACATCCAGTCCAGAACGCCTGATCTCAAGAGTTGCTTTTTCAAATTTTTCATCTTTCAATCTTCCGGCAAATTCTTTGAGAGGTCTTTTCCTTACAAAACCTGTGATCCTTTTTATGAGTTCAGTAAAGCTTTCCCCTTCTTTCTTGAGTTGAGCCAGTGCCTCATAGGCTTCTTCGGAGATCGTCAGTGTTTTATGTGCCATGATTATAAGTGTATTTATACGTGTATTTATACTTAATCATATTTTTGAGTAATCATTATACGGATATAGCTCCATTTTGAAAACATGACTGAATCGATAGCAATGGAAGATTTAGACGTTCTCGTTGATTCAATTGAAATTCTCAGTAATCCAAGAACGATGGAAGCGCTGCGAAGAAGCGACCTTGACATAAAATATGGGCGGGTTAAGAAAGTAACCTCCATTGAAGAGATGCTCCGTGAACTGCACGGTAAAATGAACCGATGACACATACAAAACCATTCGATAAGTGCCCTATTTGCGGCGGTGAGCTTGTAGAGAAAGAGGTTGAGAAGCTCTTGAGAGGAGGCGTGAATACCGCTATCATAAAAGTCAGGGCAGAGGTTTGCCAGCACTGCGGAGAGAGACTGTATTCGCAGGAAACGGTTAAACTCTTCGAGGAGATTAGGAGAAAATTAGAACGCAAAGAAGTGGCAAACTTCCAACCGATCGGACAGTCATTTCAGGTAACAGTATCAGATTCAGCTTAATAATCTACTACATTCCAGCCTGTGGAAGGCGCCGTCCATTAAAATAAAAAACCGCAGATAAAGGCGCCCAGAGTCGCGCCTCTGGAGGGCTCAAAGGGGGAGCCGTGAATGAAAATGACAAACCGCAGATGAAGGCGCCCAGAGTCACGCCTCTGGAGGGCGTGTACACGTATGCCCGCAGGCATACGTGG from Candidatus Methanoperedens sp. encodes the following:
- a CDS encoding PIN domain-containing protein, whose product is MTVLDTDFLVALLRGNTDAKELADRINFPKTTIINAFELYYGAKRSKKPEASLSEVISLLDSIDVLEFEKHAALLAAQIQAELMNSGDPVNILDILIAGIVKANDEEVFTRNVDHFKRINGLKWKQW
- a CDS encoding antitoxin VapB family protein, yielding MAHKTLTISEEAYEALAQLKKEGESFTELIKRITGFVRKRPLKEFAGRLKDEKFEKATLEIRRSGLDVSRLERTKL
- a CDS encoding YgiT-type zinc finger protein, which codes for MTHTKPFDKCPICGGELVEKEVEKLLRGGVNTAIIKVRAEVCQHCGERLYSQETVKLFEEIRRKLERKEVANFQPIGQSFQVTVSDSA